A single Triticum dicoccoides isolate Atlit2015 ecotype Zavitan chromosome 2A, WEW_v2.0, whole genome shotgun sequence DNA region contains:
- the LOC119353584 gene encoding probable carboxylesterase 18, which translates to MASDVARRELRARVVAMPWAVRLQLRALEAAVDATQRRDGTVNRFLFSLLVDRQAPANPARADAGGVRSVDVTVDASTGVRARVYFTAGAGAEADASPRPVIVYFHGGGFTVFSAATRPYDALCRTMCRETGAVVVSVTYRLAPEHRYPAAYDDGEAALRYLATTGLPAEVPVRVDLSRCFLAGDSAGANIAHHVAQRWTAAPATTPPAVHLAGLLLLSSYFGGEDRTESEQALEGVAPIVNLRRSDFWWKAYLPEGADRNHPAAHVTGEAGPEPELPDAFPRAMVVVGGLDPLQDWGRRYAGMLRRKGKEVRVVEFTEAVHAFYFFPALPETGKLVAEISAFVESTAPSSTA; encoded by the coding sequence ATGGCCAGCGACGTCGCGCGCAGGGAGCTCCGGGCGCGCGTGGTGGCGATGCCGTGGGCGGTGCGTCTCCAGCTGCGCGCGCTcgaggccgccgtcgacgccacgcAGCGCCGGGACGGCACCGTCAACCGCTTCCTCTTCTCGCTGCTCGTGGACCGCCAGGCGCCCGCCAACCCCGCGCGCGCCGACGCCGGGGGCGTCCGCTCCGTGGACGTCACCGTCGACGCGTCCACCGGCGTGCGGGCCCGCGTCTACTTTACGGCCGGGGCGGGGGCGGAGGCAGACGCGTCGCCGCGCCCCGTGATCGTCTACTTCCACGGCGGCGGCTTCACGGTGTTCTCCGCGGCCACCCGGCCCTACGACGCGCTCTGCCGCACCATGTGCCGCGAGACGGGCGCCGTCGTCGTGTCCGTGACCTACCGCCTCGCGCCCGAGCACCGCTACCCCGCGGCCTACGACGACGGGGAGGCCGCCCTCCGGTACCTCGCCACCACCGGCCTGCCCGCCGAGGTCCCCGTCCGCGTCGACCTCTCCCGCTGCTTCCTCGCCGGCGACAGCGCCGGCGCCAACATCGCGCACCACGTGGCCCAGCGCTGGACGGCGGCACCCGCGACAACGCCTCCAGCCGTCCACCTCGCCGGCCTCCTGCTCCTGTCCTCCTACTTCGGCGGAGAGGACCGGACCGAGTCGGAGCAAGCGCTGGAGGGCGTGGCCCCGATCGTGAACCTCCGCCGGTCCGACTTCTGGTGGAAGGCGTACTTGCCGGAGGGCGCCGACCGAAACCACCCGGCCGCGCACGTGACGGGCGAGGCCGGCCCGGAGCCGGAGCTGCCGGATGCGTTCCCGCGGGCGATGGTGGTCGTCGGCGGGCTCGACCCGCTCCAGGACTGGGGGAGGCGGTACGCCGGCATGCTGCGCCGGAAGGGCAAGGAGGTGCGCGTGGTGGAGTTCACGGAGGCTGTACACGCCTTCTACTTCTTCCCGGCGCTGCCCGAGACCGGCAAGCTCGTCGCGGAGATCTCGGCGTTCGTGGAGAGCACCGCGCCGAGCTCGACCGCCTAG
- the LOC119353585 gene encoding probable carboxylesterase 18 has product MDVYFLRPEIRVGAKIFFHCFSICVVLPCAQRRKGSETKKLMAGAESARPAPPVLPWTVRLQVLALGAFCDLSQRRDGTVNRSLFSLADRQTSARPRPDALGVRSVDVVVDPARSLWARVFSPSADNAEATPLPVLVYFHGGGFALLSAASAPLDAMCRRFCRELGAVVVSVNYRRAPEHRYPAAYDDCADVLSYLATTGLPADIGVPVDLSRCFLFGDSAGGNIAHHVAHRWTSSAAASSNNPVRLAGIILLQPYFGGEERTEAELRLEGVGPVVNMRRSDWSWKAFLPEGADRNHPAAHVTGEAGPEPELPEAFPPAMVVIGGFDPLQDWQRRYPAMLRRKGKAVRVLEFPDAIHGFYMFPKLPDAGKLVKDVKNFMETTTCDH; this is encoded by the coding sequence ATGGAtgtatacttcctccgtccggaaatacgagTAGGTGCCAAAATCTTCTTCCATTGCTTCAGCATTTGCGTCGTTCTCCCGTGTGCACAACGGAGAAAGGGCAGCGAAACGAAGAAATTGATGGCGGGAGCCGAGAGCGCGCGGCCGGCGCCTCCGGTGCTGCCGTGGACGGTGCGGCTCCAGGTGCTCGCGCTCGGGGCCTTCTGCGACCTCTCGCAGCGCCGCGACGGCACAGTGAACCGCTCCCTCTTCTCGCTCGCCGACCGGCAGACCTCGGCGAGGCCGCGCCCGGACGCGCTCGGCGTCCGCTCCGTCGACGTCGTCGTCGACCCCGCAAGGAGCCTCTGGGCGCGCGTCTTCTCCCCGTCCGCGGATAACGCTGAGGCCACTCCGCTCCCTGTCCTCGTGTACTTCCAcggcggcggcttcgcgctgctctCCGCGGCGTCCGCGCCCCTGGACGCCATGTGCCGCCGCTTCTGCCGCGAGCTGGGCGCCGTGGTCGTCTCCGTCAACTACCGCCGCGCGCCCGAGCACCGTTACCCCGCCGCCTACGATGACTGCGCGGACGTGCTCAGCTACCTTGCCACCACCGGCCTACCTGCCGACATCGGCGTCCCGGTCGACCTCTCCCGGTGCTTCCTCTTCGGGGACAGCGCCGGCGGCAACATCGCCCACCACGTGGCCCACCGGTGGACCTCGTCCGCCGCTGCTTCCTCCAATAACCCCGTCCGCCTCGCCGGCATCATCCTGCTGCAGCCGTACTTCGGCGGCGAGGAGCGCACCGAAGCAGAGCTGAGGCTGGAGGGCGTGGGGCCGGTGGTGAACATGCGCCGCTCGGATTGGTCCTGGAAGGCGTTCCTGCCGGAGGGGGCCGACCGGAACCACCCGGCAGCGCACGTGACTGGCGAGGCGGGCCCGGAGCCCGAGCTGCCGGAGGCGTTCCCGCCGGCGATGGTGGTGATCGGCGGGTTCGACCCGCTGCAAGACTGGCAGCGGCGGTACCCCGCCATGCTGCGGCGGAAGGGGAAGGCGGTGCGGGTGCTGGAGTTTCCGGACGCCATCCATGGCTTCTACATGTTCCCGAAGCTCCCCGACGCCGGGAAGCTCGTCAAGGACGTTAAGAACTTCATGGAAACCACCACGTGCGACCATTAA
- the LOC119353586 gene encoding probable carboxylesterase 18: MAGAESARPAPPVLPWTVRLQVLALGAFCDLSQRRDGTVNRFLFSLADRLTPARPRPNALGVRSADVVVDAHRNLWARVFSTSAGKPEAAPLPVVVYCHGGGFALLSAASAPLDAMCRRFCRELGAVGVSVNYRLAPEHRYSAAYDDCADVLSYLGTAGLPADIGTFSPFLLFSFYSLFSFYSL, translated from the coding sequence ATGGCGGGAGCCGAGAGCGCGCGGCCGGCGCCTCCGGTGCTGCCGTGGACGGTGCGGCTCCAGGTGCTCGCGCTCGGGGCCTTCTGCGACCTCTCGCAGCGCCGCGACGGCACCGTGAACCGCTTCCTCTTCTCCCTCGCCGACCGCCTGACCCCGGCGAGGCCGCGCCCGAACGCGCTCGGCGTCCGCTCTGCCGACGTCGTCGTCGACGCCCACAGAAACCTCTGGGCGCGCGTCTTCTCCACGTCCGCGGGTAAACCCGAGGCGGCGCCGCTCCCGGTCGTCGTGTACTGTCACGGTGGCGGCTTCGCGCTGCTCTCCGCTGCGTCCGCGCCCCTGGACGCGATGTGCCGCCGCTTCTGCCGCGAGCTGGGCGCCGTGGGCGTCTCCGTCAACTACCGCCTGGCGCCCGAGCACCGGTACTCCGCTGCCTACGATGACTGCGCGGACGTGCTCAGCTACCTTGGCACCGCTGGCCTCCCTGCCGACATCGGAACATTTTCTCCTTTTCTCCTTTTCTCCTTTTATTCTCTTTTCTCCTTTTATTCTCTTTAG